A section of the Oncorhynchus tshawytscha isolate Ot180627B linkage group LG09, Otsh_v2.0, whole genome shotgun sequence genome encodes:
- the tcf20 gene encoding transcription factor 20 isoform X1: MQNFPNSPAPPALPPGFTSRGGGGSSYPPPSTDPQISPRMTDDYTGMQQQTPPNPQSHSRHLLHRGHHHPSQAGHMLAYDARNRAGESSHGNIHSGSSSNPYQKETMDYYFAMGGKDRHRRGGMAYGAGFGYSNMDGHIPQQYRQAGTSSSGMMSPYPLDYGSTAGSGGSSSGSSGAGAFSPSHQYKMGQNPAMQPASGPQIQHRQHGQNYPTHQALQHGQQHRTYPISGHRMPPQFSHYSPQGSASTGSSGMYSSPPQRYHDGASSGGGFEPKVNNSPNMNSNSNSISSSATTNNVGSLENVAQSYHSSSYPSYSPQTHPLHKQATLQDRNSQHNLGIGYDNSLKMQHHAPPPGSVYSKHHQSTNPRMPQQPCQEIAKSPMHSQPQQGQINQNFSPISNPSPAASAVQSPSCSSSPSPLMGVSEGHGNPLCPPHVPSHPPPPNPRSCRGRLLQTLPQLSPTPNSNSSISSCGSSGSNKATGLNTSAGGGHLVSNRSRMAAGTGKGSHEEGSSSSVYSSSPLDKLMQDPGLNSLNALTSQVANLPNTVQHMLLTDTLMSHRRGKDGQSQMLQALQAIPSTQPRSRSVSAASSSGIGGGEGASSEAGGDEIPFWCPKEFHQGSKRNEMSRFLRGKI, from the coding sequence ATGCAGAATTTCCCCAACAGTCCAGCACCTCCAGCTCTTCCTCCTGGATTTACTAGTAGGGGTGGAGGTGGCTCCTCTTACCCACCACCGTCAACAGATCCCCAGATATCCCCAAGGATGACAGATGACTACACTGGGATGCAACAGCAAACCCCTCCAAACCCTCAAAGTCACAGTCGACACCTACTCCATCGAGGGCACCACCACCCTAGTCAGGCTGGCCATATGCTTGCTTATGATGCAAGAAACAGAGCTGGGGAATCATCACACGGTAACATTCACAGTGGCAGTAGTAGCAACCCTTACCAAAAGGAAACAATGGATTATTATTTTGCAATGGGTGGAAAGGACAGACATAGAAGAGGAGGTATGGCATATGGGGCAGGTTTTGGGTACTCAAATATGGATGGACATATACCTCAGCAGTACAGACAAGCTGGAACTAGCTCCTCCGGGATGATGTCTCCCTATCCTTTGGACTATGGTTCAACGGCCGGCTCAGGTGGtagtagcagtggcagcagtggtgCTGGAGCATTTTCCCCCTCCCATCAGTACAAAATGGGTCAGAACCCTGCAATGCAGCCAGCATCAGGGCCTCAGATACAGCACCGCCAACATGGACAGAATTACCCCACCCATCAAGCTCTGCAACATGGACAGCAGCATAGGACTTATCCCATCTCTGGACACAGAATGCCTCCACAGTTCTCACACTACTCCCCACAGGGTAGTGCATCCACAGGGTCATCAGGAATGTACAGCTCCCCACCACAGAGATATCATGATGGGGCCAGCAGTGGTGGTGGATTTGAACCTAAAGTCAATAACTCTCCTAATATGAACTCTAATTCAAACTCAATTTCAAGTTCAGCTACAACAAACAATGTTGGATCACTGGAGAATGTTGCACAGAGTTACCACTCTTCAAGTTATCCCTCATACTCCCCACAAACCCATCCACTCCACAAACAAGCCACCCTCCAGGACCGCAATTCTCAGCACAATTTAGGAATAGGTTATGACAACTCTCTCAAAATGCAGCATCATGCCCCTCCACCAGGTTCTGTATACTCTAAACATCACCAATCCACCAATCCCAGAATGCCTCAACAACCGTGTCAAGAAATAGCCAAATCGCCAATGCATTCTCAACCCCAACAGGGCCAGATTAACCAAAACTTCAGCCCTATATCTAACCCCTCTCCAGCTGCCTCTGCAGTGCAGTCTCCCAGTTGTAGCTCCTCACCTTCCCCATTGATGGGTGTCTCAGAAGGTCATGGGAACCCTTTATGTCCCCCACATGTTCCATCACATCCTCCTCCCCCAAATCCTCGTAGTTGCCGTGGTCGGTTATTGCAGACTTTGCCTCAGTTGAGTCCCACACCCAACTCCAACAGCAGCATCAGTAGTTGTGGCAGCAGTGGCAGTAACAAAGCTACTGGTCTGAATACAAGCGCTGGAGGTGGTCACTTAGTCTCAAACCGAAGCAGAATGGCTGCAGGTACAGGAAAAGGATCACATGAAGAAGGGTCATCCTCGTCTGTCTATTCATCTTCTCCTCTTGACAAACTCATGCAAGATCCTGGCTTGAACAGTCTAAATGCGTTGACATCACAGGTAGCGAATTTACCCAATACAGTGCAACATATGCTTCTCACTGACACATTAATGTCACATAGAAGGGGGAAAGATGGACAAAGTCAAATGCTGCAGGCATTACAAGCCATTCCTTCTACTCAACCAAGGAGTCGAAGTGTCAGTGCTGCCTCAAGCAGTGGGATTGGTGGTGGTGAAGGTGCTAGCTCGGAGGCTGGAGGTGATGAGATTCCTTTCTGGTGTCCGAAAGAGTTTCATCAAGGGTCAAAGAGGAACGAGATGAGCAGATTTCTGAGGGGGAAAATCTAG